A portion of the Lysinibacillus timonensis genome contains these proteins:
- a CDS encoding MFS transporter, with product MSKGQMRKVWIASLVGSSIEWFDYFLYGTVAALVFNQAFFAAEDPTVGLMLAYASFALAFFIRPLGGVIFGYIGDRIGRKKTLVLTLTIMGVATVLMGLLPTYQAIGVAAPIILITLRLVQGLGIGGEWGGSVLLAVEYAPKNKRGFYGAFPQMGVTIGMFLGSGALTFITSVVSPEAFVAWGWRIPFIASALLVAFGLWIRKGIDETPSFKKVQESGETAKLPFVDIFKTQWKEVLIAVGGKVVETAPFYIFGTFIVSYGTTQLGFTNTQVLVSVMIATIITTILMPFMGGLSDKFGRKKVYIFGTVGMLLYAFPYFWLLEQRTFATLLIATILGLGIIWAPITAVLGTMFSEIFDAKVRYTGVSLGYQIGAAVAGGTAPLIATALLVQFNNSYVPVALYIILTAVISLVAVLAVKDKSNQELDEFNNVEQETSVDKRETTTVI from the coding sequence ATGAGCAAAGGTCAAATGAGAAAAGTTTGGATTGCTAGTTTAGTAGGTAGTTCTATTGAATGGTTTGATTACTTCTTATATGGAACAGTTGCGGCGTTAGTATTTAACCAAGCCTTTTTTGCTGCTGAAGATCCTACGGTAGGCTTAATGTTAGCGTATGCTTCGTTTGCATTAGCTTTCTTTATACGTCCTTTAGGTGGGGTTATTTTCGGATACATTGGAGACCGAATTGGCCGTAAAAAAACACTCGTTTTAACTTTAACAATAATGGGAGTTGCTACTGTATTAATGGGACTACTTCCTACGTATCAAGCAATAGGTGTAGCTGCACCCATTATCTTAATAACATTACGATTAGTGCAAGGCCTTGGAATTGGTGGAGAATGGGGAGGTTCAGTGTTATTAGCAGTTGAATATGCTCCGAAAAACAAACGAGGATTTTATGGTGCTTTCCCACAAATGGGTGTGACGATTGGTATGTTCTTAGGTTCAGGGGCACTTACATTTATTACATCGGTTGTATCTCCTGAAGCATTTGTTGCTTGGGGATGGCGAATTCCATTCATTGCAAGTGCGCTATTAGTTGCATTTGGACTGTGGATTCGTAAAGGAATTGATGAAACACCTTCATTTAAAAAGGTACAAGAATCAGGTGAAACAGCAAAATTACCTTTTGTCGATATATTTAAGACTCAATGGAAAGAAGTTTTAATAGCTGTTGGTGGTAAAGTTGTCGAAACAGCACCATTCTATATTTTTGGAACATTTATCGTTTCGTATGGGACAACACAATTAGGATTTACTAATACACAAGTTCTTGTATCTGTGATGATAGCGACAATTATTACGACAATTCTTATGCCATTTATGGGTGGATTATCAGATAAATTCGGGCGTAAAAAAGTCTACATTTTTGGAACAGTAGGGATGTTACTATATGCCTTCCCATATTTCTGGTTATTGGAACAAAGAACGTTTGCTACACTTTTAATTGCAACTATTTTGGGACTAGGAATTATTTGGGCTCCAATTACGGCAGTCTTAGGAACAATGTTTTCTGAGATTTTCGATGCAAAGGTACGTTATACAGGGGTTTCATTAGGTTATCAAATTGGGGCTGCGGTAGCAGGTGGTACAGCACCGTTAATTGCAACAGCTTTACTTGTACAATTTAACAACTCATACGTACCTGTTGCGCTATATATTATCTTAACTGCTGTTATTTCTTTAGTAGCTGTTTTGGCAGTAAAAGATAAGAGCAATCAAGAATTAGATGAGTTCAATAACGTAGAACAAGAAACGAGCGTTGATAAGCGTGAAACAACAACTGTTATTTAA
- a CDS encoding helix-turn-helix domain-containing protein: MTIGEQLRKLRKKQKMTLKTLSEKTGVTISFLSQVERNKCNVTLESLRKISDALHVNPSIFFAKSNHDTSHHNFPFIYEDLSCNIQGATFHPMLVTLKPKENQGNEFTHLGYEFIFVLSGILTISIEGHVFELKENESMMFESSKLHYWWNNSQSDVRFLLVSAL; this comes from the coding sequence ATGACAATTGGTGAGCAGCTTCGGAAATTGAGAAAAAAGCAAAAAATGACATTAAAAACTCTTTCTGAGAAAACAGGTGTAACGATTAGTTTCCTTTCTCAAGTTGAACGAAACAAATGTAATGTCACATTAGAATCTTTAAGAAAAATTAGTGATGCCCTACATGTTAATCCAAGTATATTTTTTGCAAAGTCTAATCATGATACTTCACATCATAATTTCCCATTTATTTATGAGGATTTGTCCTGTAATATTCAAGGTGCCACATTCCATCCAATGTTAGTAACATTGAAACCTAAAGAAAATCAAGGTAATGAATTTACTCACTTAGGTTATGAATTTATTTTTGTCCTATCTGGTATCTTAACAATTTCCATTGAAGGCCATGTCTTTGAACTAAAAGAAAACGAATCCATGATGTTTGAGTCTAGTAAATTACATTACTGGTGGAATAATAGTCAGTCAGATGTTCGATTTTTACTAGTCTCAGCTTTATAA
- a CDS encoding ABC transporter permease: MNNLSNVWSKRFHHYINEVQKYMRFVFTGHLALVMVFVVGAVGYQYSEWLKVVESSFPAEWLIAGIVGALLGFSRPITLLREPDQVYLLPLETKMGYYFRKALNWTFWSQVGLVSVAYIIGIPLLNKVTELLPSQIWLGLALVIILKYFNVQIEFHFRYALRGKWVLLDRLVRVIFSILAIQTILSENYILTIIYVVLFVFYNITWKKSVSEQPIPYEHFVKLEQNRMMGFYRFANYFTDVPHLRGGMHRRAWLGFLYLLVPYTKNNTQGYLVFRTFTRTDDHFYLWVRLTAISALVAAFVHIPIVILIISAALSFATTIQLKYALLSSKEFRMDMLFPVNPNQRTKAVQKLIRTVVFLQAIIVLGCSIGQPLFYLPPIVIFLVSELTYNLTKDPIKR, encoded by the coding sequence ATGAATAATTTGTCAAATGTCTGGTCGAAACGATTCCACCATTATATCAATGAAGTACAAAAATATATGCGGTTTGTTTTTACTGGTCACTTAGCATTAGTCATGGTGTTTGTTGTAGGGGCAGTCGGTTACCAATATAGCGAATGGTTAAAAGTAGTAGAAAGTAGCTTTCCAGCAGAGTGGTTAATTGCAGGTATCGTAGGAGCATTATTAGGTTTTAGTCGACCAATCACTTTGTTACGGGAACCGGATCAGGTGTATTTATTGCCGTTAGAAACAAAAATGGGATATTACTTTAGAAAAGCTCTAAATTGGACTTTCTGGTCACAAGTCGGACTTGTTTCAGTAGCGTATATTATTGGAATTCCATTATTAAATAAGGTAACAGAACTTTTACCATCTCAAATTTGGCTAGGATTAGCGTTAGTAATTATTCTAAAATATTTCAATGTACAAATTGAGTTTCATTTTAGATATGCATTAAGAGGGAAATGGGTTCTACTAGATCGGCTAGTCCGAGTCATTTTTTCTATTTTAGCGATACAAACAATACTTTCAGAAAACTATATATTAACAATTATTTATGTTGTTTTATTTGTCTTCTATAACATTACATGGAAAAAAAGTGTGAGTGAGCAACCTATTCCGTATGAACACTTTGTCAAATTAGAACAAAATCGAATGATGGGCTTCTATCGGTTTGCAAATTATTTTACAGATGTTCCACATTTGAGAGGTGGTATGCACCGCAGAGCATGGTTAGGTTTTTTATATCTTTTAGTACCATATACAAAAAACAATACTCAAGGTTATTTAGTTTTCCGTACATTTACTCGAACGGATGACCATTTTTACTTATGGGTGAGACTTACAGCGATATCTGCACTTGTAGCAGCGTTTGTTCATATCCCTATTGTTATACTAATTATCTCGGCAGCATTATCTTTTGCAACAACTATTCAGTTGAAATATGCATTATTATCTTCAAAAGAATTTCGTATGGATATGCTATTTCCGGTAAATCCAAATCAACGAACGAAAGCAGTTCAGAAATTAATACGTACTGTTGTTTTCCTACAAGCAATCATTGTTTTAGGTTGCTCAATCGGACAACCATTGTTTTACTTACCACCGATTGTCATTTTCCTAGTGAGTGAACTTACGTATAATCTTACAAAAGATCCAATTAAAAGATAA
- a CDS encoding ABC transporter ATP-binding protein, protein MAVLELKDVTGGYTRKPVIKDLSFTIEKGELVGLIGLNGAGKSTTIKHIIGTLLPQQGEISINGVTLKEDIDTYRSSFSYIPETPVLYDELTLKEHLELTAMAYGIDEKTMKSRAEGLLKEFRMEKRLNWFPSHFSKGMRQKVMIMCAFLVDPLLYIIDEPFVGLDPLGIQSLLDQMDEKKKAGSSVLMSTHILSTAEKHCDRIILLHEGRVRAQGTMDDLRRAFKMPHATLDDLYIAMTKEQDNE, encoded by the coding sequence ATGGCAGTGTTAGAACTAAAAGATGTAACTGGCGGTTATACAAGAAAACCAGTTATTAAAGATCTATCTTTTACAATTGAAAAAGGGGAACTAGTTGGGTTAATCGGCTTAAATGGTGCAGGTAAAAGTACAACTATCAAACACATAATCGGTACACTTTTACCTCAACAAGGTGAAATTAGTATTAATGGAGTTACCTTAAAGGAAGATATAGATACGTATCGCTCATCTTTCTCTTACATTCCTGAAACACCCGTATTGTATGACGAATTGACATTAAAAGAACATCTAGAACTAACTGCCATGGCGTATGGAATCGATGAAAAGACAATGAAGTCACGAGCTGAAGGACTGTTAAAAGAGTTCCGAATGGAAAAGCGACTAAATTGGTTTCCTTCTCATTTTTCAAAAGGGATGAGACAAAAAGTGATGATCATGTGTGCATTTTTAGTAGATCCACTTCTATATATCATTGATGAACCTTTCGTAGGGCTAGATCCTTTAGGAATTCAATCGTTACTTGATCAAATGGATGAGAAGAAAAAAGCTGGTAGCTCAGTGTTAATGTCAACCCATATATTGTCAACTGCTGAGAAACATTGTGATCGCATTATTTTACTTCATGAAGGACGTGTCCGAGCACAAGGGACAATGGATGACTTAAGAAGGGCATTTAAAATGCCTCATGCAACACTTGACGATTTGTACATTGCAATGACAAAGGAGCAAGACAATGAATAA
- a CDS encoding HIT family protein, translated as MSDCIFCKIIDGTIPSTKIYEDEHVYAFMDVAPLTKGHTLLVPKQHVKDLFEMSEDVARNLYAVAPKIANAIKVAFSPAGMNTINNNGSFAGQTVFHYHLHFIPRYDETDGLKFKWETKQSEFTPDVLSSVAKQIRENLNA; from the coding sequence ATGTCTGATTGTATTTTCTGTAAAATCATTGATGGCACTATTCCAAGTACAAAAATTTATGAAGATGAGCACGTTTACGCATTTATGGATGTTGCACCTTTAACAAAAGGACATACTCTTTTAGTTCCTAAACAACATGTTAAAGATTTATTTGAAATGTCTGAAGATGTTGCTAGAAACCTATATGCAGTGGCACCAAAAATCGCTAACGCAATTAAAGTAGCATTTAGTCCCGCTGGCATGAATACAATTAATAATAACGGCTCATTTGCAGGTCAAACGGTTTTCCATTACCATCTGCACTTCATTCCTCGATATGATGAGACAGATGGTTTAAAATTCAAATGGGAAACAAAACAAAGCGAATTCACTCCAGATGTACTAAGTAGTGTAGCAAAACAAATAAGAGAAAATCTAAATGCTTAA
- a CDS encoding tryptophan transporter — MNTKNLVLMALLVGVGTVLYFVIPGYGNGMKPDFMLTMMFIGIFLFPTFKEAFLLAIATGVLSGLFTTFPGGLVPNIIDKAITGLIFLIVVLALKSLTKNVIIGAVLVGLGTILSGIIFLTSALLIGGLPDAFNVLFTIVVLPAVAMNAVAFIIIYPIITNILKRSKFKTAVTTA, encoded by the coding sequence TTGAATACGAAAAATCTTGTTTTAATGGCACTATTAGTTGGAGTGGGTACTGTATTGTACTTTGTAATCCCTGGTTACGGTAACGGAATGAAGCCAGATTTTATGTTAACCATGATGTTTATAGGAATCTTTTTATTCCCTACATTTAAAGAAGCATTCTTGTTAGCTATTGCGACTGGTGTATTGTCAGGATTATTTACAACATTCCCCGGCGGATTAGTACCAAATATTATTGATAAAGCTATTACTGGATTAATATTTTTAATTGTTGTCTTAGCTTTAAAATCCCTAACTAAAAATGTTATTATTGGTGCAGTATTAGTAGGTTTAGGAACGATTTTATCAGGAATCATTTTCTTAACTTCCGCATTATTAATTGGCGGTTTACCTGATGCGTTCAATGTATTATTCACAATTGTAGTATTACCAGCAGTTGCAATGAATGCTGTTGCATTTATCATTATCTATCCAATCATTACAAACATTTTAAAACGTTCAAAATTTAAAACAGCAGTTACAACTGCATAA
- a CDS encoding YtxH domain-containing protein: MKAKTFILGVTAGIIGGITTAILTTPQSGEQLRLTIAQNARTTKSNLNEIKRQGSTVLQSVKQFKNEAKNNIPEIISELKSSIDKFTQEIEPDTVKLKQEIDKLQNSIVEIENNLNDLSKK, from the coding sequence ATGAAAGCAAAAACATTTATATTAGGTGTAACTGCAGGAATTATTGGTGGAATTACAACTGCTATTTTAACAACACCACAATCAGGAGAACAATTAAGATTAACAATCGCTCAAAATGCTAGAACAACAAAATCAAATCTAAACGAAATAAAGAGACAAGGCTCCACTGTTTTGCAATCCGTGAAACAATTTAAAAATGAAGCGAAAAATAATATACCAGAAATAATATCCGAATTAAAATCGTCAATTGATAAATTTACTCAAGAAATCGAACCGGATACAGTAAAACTAAAACAAGAAATAGATAAATTACAGAATTCTATTGTAGAAATCGAGAATAATTTAAACGATTTAAGTAAAAAGTAA
- a CDS encoding HTH-type transcriptional regulator Hpr — MSLSEESYTMKEAMLYSQRIGHLSKALWKAVEKDWQLWIKPFDLNINEHHILWISYHLKGASISDVARFGVMHVSTAFNFSKKLEERGYLKFSKRDDDKRNTYVELTSEGAELIIKMNRHYLDTTHTILEGSLPLKELYGRFPEFLDVMAVIRNIYGDDFVEIFERSYRSYNETFDTVHEAEPIAR, encoded by the coding sequence ATGTCTTTGTCTGAAGAATCATACACAATGAAAGAAGCTATGCTTTATAGTCAAAGAATTGGACATTTATCAAAAGCTCTATGGAAAGCTGTTGAAAAAGATTGGCAACTTTGGATTAAACCATTTGATTTGAATATTAATGAACATCATATTCTATGGATATCTTATCACTTAAAAGGTGCATCCATTTCAGATGTTGCTAGATTTGGTGTTATGCATGTTTCTACTGCATTTAATTTCTCTAAGAAATTAGAAGAACGAGGCTATTTAAAATTTTCCAAACGGGATGATGACAAACGTAATACCTATGTTGAGCTAACTTCTGAAGGTGCGGAGCTAATTATTAAAATGAATCGCCATTATCTAGATACAACACATACTATTTTGGAAGGTTCTCTACCATTAAAAGAATTGTATGGTAGATTCCCAGAGTTTTTAGATGTGATGGCTGTCATACGTAATATATACGGTGATGATTTCGTAGAAATATTTGAACGTTCCTACAGAAGCTACAATGAAACATTTGATACTGTACATGAAGCAGAACCGATTGCTAGATAG
- a CDS encoding DUF3267 domain-containing protein produces the protein MHCWKTINIKHEYGTTRLTLWSVIVFILVFCFSFVLFGYLDPIQYTDHLMWLFLLILFCLYPIHKLVHFLALLKFRKNVQLKIKFDYLFIPIIRLRLKDLVPKKRYIFVLLFPFIIINSILVYVAYSTPQFTHFACLLLAYHCSMCIIDILYVKNLILAPRSALIEETPKGYEILVPANIN, from the coding sequence ATGCATTGTTGGAAAACAATCAACATAAAACATGAATATGGGACAACTCGTCTCACTTTATGGAGTGTTATTGTGTTTATCCTAGTATTTTGCTTTTCTTTCGTTTTATTTGGGTATTTAGATCCTATTCAATACACGGATCACCTTATGTGGTTGTTTCTTTTAATCCTATTTTGTCTATACCCAATTCATAAGCTAGTTCATTTCCTTGCATTATTAAAATTTCGAAAAAATGTACAATTAAAAATTAAATTTGATTATTTATTTATTCCTATTATTCGTTTGCGCTTGAAAGACTTAGTTCCAAAAAAACGTTATATTTTCGTATTACTATTTCCTTTTATCATCATTAATTCGATTTTGGTATATGTAGCTTATTCAACGCCACAGTTTACGCATTTTGCTTGCTTACTACTGGCATATCACTGCAGTATGTGTATAATCGACATACTATATGTTAAAAATTTAATTCTCGCACCACGTAGTGCACTGATCGAAGAAACACCAAAAGGCTATGAGATTTTAGTACCAGCAAACATTAATTAA
- a CDS encoding YjcZ family sporulation protein, with amino-acid sequence MGNSYSGGYGNGSGFALLVVLFILLIIVGAAFIY; translated from the coding sequence ATGGGCAATTCTTATAGCGGCGGTTATGGTAACGGTTCTGGTTTTGCGCTATTAGTTGTTTTATTCATTCTATTAATTATCGTTGGTGCAGCGTTCATTTACTAA
- a CDS encoding peptidylprolyl isomerase — protein MKKSLLAVGLAASILALSACNNNSDEVVVSTSYGEVTKDEFYQDLKSIAGKQMVEQLVVKQVLENNYEVSEEDVNKELDSFKQMYGDSYESVLSTYGYTEESYKDEVKFGLLQQKLMDEADASITDEEVNNVYEQGKYELNARHILVEDKATADEVYNKLQNGEDFATLAAEYGTDGTKDAGGKLGWFSVGQMVSEFNDAAYALELNTVSEPVQTDFGYHIIEVTDKREVADYPAFEEKEAEIRQTLASQRANEKLIELVRAANVDIKDTELQGALSNYLPAEETESAEETTDK, from the coding sequence ATGAAAAAATCATTATTAGCAGTTGGACTTGCTGCCTCTATCTTGGCTTTATCTGCTTGTAATAACAACTCTGATGAGGTAGTTGTTTCAACATCATATGGTGAAGTTACGAAAGATGAATTTTATCAAGATTTAAAATCAATTGCTGGAAAACAGATGGTAGAACAATTAGTAGTAAAACAAGTGTTAGAAAACAATTATGAAGTCTCTGAAGAAGACGTAAATAAAGAATTGGATTCATTCAAACAAATGTACGGAGATTCGTATGAGTCAGTTTTAAGTACTTACGGTTATACAGAAGAATCATATAAAGACGAGGTAAAATTTGGACTTCTACAACAAAAGTTAATGGATGAAGCAGATGCTAGCATTACAGATGAAGAAGTGAACAATGTGTATGAACAAGGCAAATATGAATTAAACGCACGCCATATTTTAGTTGAAGATAAAGCAACAGCAGATGAAGTTTATAATAAACTTCAAAACGGTGAGGATTTTGCTACTCTAGCTGCTGAATATGGAACAGATGGTACAAAAGATGCTGGAGGAAAACTTGGTTGGTTTTCTGTTGGACAAATGGTATCTGAATTTAACGATGCTGCATATGCACTCGAATTAAATACAGTTAGCGAACCAGTTCAAACAGATTTCGGTTATCATATTATCGAAGTAACAGACAAACGTGAAGTTGCGGATTATCCAGCATTTGAAGAAAAAGAAGCTGAAATTAGACAAACTTTAGCGTCTCAAAGAGCTAATGAAAAACTAATTGAATTAGTACGTGCTGCAAATGTAGATATTAAAGATACAGAACTACAAGGTGCTCTTTCTAATTACTTACCTGCTGAAGAAACTGAATCAGCAGAAGAGACTACAGATAAATAG
- a CDS encoding zinc ribbon domain-containing protein YjdM — protein sequence MDLPNCPNCQSQYTYEDGSMLICPECGHEWSEESTEIEEPIVRDANGNILVDGDTISIIKDLKVKGSSQTLKQGTKVKNIRLVEGDHNIDCKIDGFGAMKLKSEFVKKI from the coding sequence ATGGATTTACCTAATTGCCCAAATTGTCAATCTCAGTATACTTATGAAGATGGTAGCATGCTTATTTGCCCTGAATGTGGACATGAATGGTCAGAAGAAAGCACGGAGATAGAGGAGCCAATCGTAAGAGATGCTAATGGAAATATTTTAGTTGATGGGGATACAATCTCGATTATTAAAGATTTAAAGGTGAAAGGGAGTTCGCAAACTTTAAAGCAAGGTACGAAAGTAAAAAATATTCGGCTTGTTGAAGGTGACCATAATATCGATTGTAAAATTGATGGTTTTGGAGCCATGAAGTTAAAATCTGAATTTGTTAAGAAAATCTAA
- the serC gene encoding 3-phosphoserine/phosphohydroxythreonine transaminase has protein sequence MSTTNKRAYNFNAGPSALPLEVLEKAQRELVDYNSSGMSIMEMSHRSKDYDAVHNEAIARLKKLFSIPEHYEVLFLQGGASLQFTMIPMNFLQEGKKASYIQTGSWSEKAFKEAKLFGEPVEAASSKENKYRNIPALSEIKFNADDAYVHLTSNNTIYGTEWSEYPETGDVPLIADMSSDILSRPVDVSKFGLIYAGAQKNLGPSGVTVVIIRKDLLEKANTNIPTMLKYTTHADSNSLYNTPPTFGIYMLGEVLRWVEEQGGLEAIEKRNVEKAGLIYDVIDNSNGFYVGHATPDSRSLMNITFRIADEQLEKQFLAEAKEAGFVGLNGHRSVGGCRASTYNAVPVEACKALADFMIEFQKNNHN, from the coding sequence TTGAGTACAACAAACAAACGTGCATACAATTTCAATGCAGGTCCTTCTGCATTACCATTAGAAGTACTAGAAAAAGCACAACGGGAACTAGTAGACTACAACAGTTCAGGCATGTCCATTATGGAAATGAGCCATCGTAGTAAAGATTATGATGCAGTACATAATGAGGCAATTGCTCGTTTGAAAAAATTGTTCTCTATTCCGGAACATTACGAAGTGCTTTTCCTTCAAGGTGGAGCTAGCCTTCAATTTACAATGATTCCTATGAACTTCTTACAAGAAGGTAAAAAAGCAAGCTATATTCAAACGGGATCTTGGTCTGAAAAAGCTTTTAAAGAAGCAAAACTTTTTGGCGAACCAGTTGAAGCAGCTAGTTCAAAAGAAAATAAGTATCGTAACATCCCTGCTTTAAGTGAAATTAAATTTAATGCAGATGATGCTTATGTTCACTTAACTTCAAATAACACAATTTACGGTACAGAATGGTCAGAGTATCCTGAAACAGGCGACGTTCCATTAATTGCTGACATGTCAAGTGACATTCTTTCTAGACCCGTAGATGTAAGTAAATTCGGTTTAATTTATGCAGGTGCTCAAAAGAACCTTGGACCATCTGGTGTAACTGTAGTGATTATTCGCAAAGATTTACTTGAAAAAGCAAATACAAATATTCCTACAATGTTAAAATACACAACACATGCTGATTCAAACTCTTTATACAACACTCCTCCTACATTCGGAATTTACATGCTAGGTGAAGTTTTAAGATGGGTTGAAGAGCAAGGCGGACTTGAAGCTATCGAAAAACGTAATGTTGAAAAAGCAGGTCTCATCTATGATGTAATCGATAATAGTAATGGATTCTATGTTGGTCATGCTACTCCTGACTCTCGTTCTTTAATGAACATTACATTCCGTATTGCAGATGAGCAATTGGAGAAACAATTTTTAGCAGAAGCGAAAGAAGCTGGTTTCGTTGGCCTAAATGGTCACCGTTCAGTAGGTGGCTGTCGTGCATCAACATACAATGCTGTTCCGGTTGAAGCATGTAAAGCATTAGCTGACTTTATGATTGAATTCCAAAAAAACAACCATAATTAA
- the yhaM gene encoding 3'-5' exoribonuclease YhaM, giving the protein MEGITKLPVGEQVDQFLLIKQATKGVTTVGKPFMSLILQDKSGDIEAKLWDTNEEHEQMYRPEVIVKVGGEIHDYRGKNQLRIKQIRLAKPEEGIQINDLVPSSSTPKEQLFDELTQFFFEIKNPLISRITRHIVKKYQPEFLVFPAATKNHHDYASGLLDHVVSMLRLGRAICELYPTLNKDLIYAGIILHDIGKVKELSGPVATTYTVEGNLLGHISIMVDEIGQAAKELEIDGEEVVLLKHIVLSHHGKEEWGSPKKPMIQEAEILHYIDNIDAKMNMLTRALGKTKPGEFTERLFALDNRSFYNPTI; this is encoded by the coding sequence ATGGAAGGAATTACGAAACTCCCGGTTGGGGAACAGGTAGATCAATTTTTATTAATTAAACAGGCGACAAAGGGAGTTACAACGGTAGGAAAACCTTTTATGTCTTTAATTTTACAAGACAAAAGTGGAGATATAGAAGCGAAACTTTGGGATACAAATGAGGAACATGAACAAATGTATCGTCCAGAAGTGATTGTAAAAGTCGGTGGAGAAATACATGACTATCGTGGTAAAAATCAACTTCGCATTAAGCAAATAAGATTAGCAAAACCAGAAGAAGGAATCCAAATTAATGACTTAGTTCCATCCTCCTCAACGCCAAAAGAACAATTATTTGATGAACTCACTCAATTTTTCTTTGAAATAAAAAACCCACTTATTTCTAGAATTACGCGTCATATTGTAAAAAAATATCAACCGGAGTTTTTAGTGTTTCCTGCAGCAACTAAAAACCATCATGACTATGCATCGGGGTTATTAGATCATGTTGTATCCATGTTACGACTTGGTAGAGCAATCTGTGAATTGTATCCAACTTTAAATAAAGATTTAATCTATGCGGGTATTATCTTACACGATATCGGTAAAGTAAAAGAGCTTTCTGGCCCAGTAGCAACAACTTACACAGTTGAAGGGAACCTTTTAGGCCACATTTCCATTATGGTCGATGAAATTGGACAAGCTGCCAAGGAGCTCGAAATCGATGGGGAAGAAGTAGTGCTCTTAAAACATATCGTCCTATCTCACCATGGTAAAGAAGAGTGGGGAAGCCCTAAAAAACCGATGATTCAAGAAGCCGAGATTCTTCATTACATTGATAATATTGACGCTAAAATGAATATGTTAACGAGAGCATTAGGTAAAACAAAGCCAGGCGAATTTACAGAAAGATTATTTGCTTTAGATAATCGTTCATTTTATAATCCAACAATTTAA
- a CDS encoding YhzD family protein, whose product MGNYRFTAFENSGKTIFDEVWIFENDDVAKLEGQKMIEEKGLSEKTHRLVNSLGKLLLFHV is encoded by the coding sequence ATGGGGAACTATCGATTTACTGCTTTTGAGAATTCTGGAAAAACGATATTCGATGAAGTTTGGATCTTTGAAAATGATGACGTAGCAAAATTAGAAGGTCAGAAAATGATCGAAGAAAAAGGACTGTCGGAAAAAACACATCGATTAGTTAATTCTTTAGGTAAACTATTACTTTTTCACGTGTAA